A genomic region of Colletotrichum destructivum chromosome 5, complete sequence contains the following coding sequences:
- a CDS encoding Putative DNA helicase, UvrD/REP type, DExx box DNA helicase domain superfamily translates to MKSSSSAPGPAESILATLNTAQCRAVTSNASTVAILAGPGSGKTHTLTSRVVWLVDNVGYAPTDIIVATFTVKAAREMKERIAKALGDDRGKRVVLGTFHSIARRYLAAYGKHIGLDEKFAIADDTDSRSIIQRICKRFQLSVDPAGARSWISKKKAKGENQTPAKRNGKEVPQSPDMETCFREYQSHLERSNLLDYDDLLTRCVELLRKHPACVANVQAVLIDEYQDTNGIQYELMRLFAQARERITIVGDPDQSIYGWRSAEIKNLYRLLKDYPNAEEISLEENYRSSQAILDVSLKVIQQDKKRYQKVLLPIHNKGTRPVLRRLKSSAVEAEWIVSEIKRALLMAGKMLTHDDVAILLRSASLSRHIESALGKAGMAYRMVGGFKFYDRIEVKVILDYLRVIHQPDNNDAVARIINVPRRGIGDTTIKALLEEAESSKLSVWALLNKHCRGERQAKTNIKKAMEQKVSGDLLRLVSGVRRKIQEPPNGSPYYHLVDLIENLLSQLNFQAYLRDNYPEEHEARWANVQEFISLAGDFMRDLSATADEDRLPQVDGVQQMQENDALGRFLANVSLASDAQQKGDTDNKPMVTISTIHAAKGLEWPVVFVPAVYNGSIPHMRSEDPDEERRLLYVAMTRAQSLLYLSCPMYSSQNGGNGGERTELSKFIPSEIHPYFRKCGPSFEPGILQEIGRILRRESEVPSQDKVYKDMPLLERPEDNLYPEDPESSFGEAEAGGRSRQWQRRPRPQAVSASEEGDSQPVPTWHASTTMDGASNFTLPGFTTASAAQAMLAAAKDMATSAQRSDQGPQGSAGPRRGTTKRPADQRSLLGFVKRSRSDLSDTAGPVVNRSPAVQSRPALQELPELPNLYQAQRSAPTIEPGLGGHRLGAGKLPFKPGRAAIGGVAGPKKHYANFSSSPPRPKSPEKENQSTDEPPAVRERPASCLHATTTTNGFGGFKRPAALKKEGGIAPIDRLRKPFKPLTMNRP, encoded by the coding sequence ATGAagtcgtccagctcggcccCAGGGCCGGCCGAATCTATTCTGGCAACACTCAATACCGCGCAGTGCCGCGCCGTCACCTCGAATGCATCTACGGTTGCCATTCTTGCCGGTCCTGGAAGCGGAAAGACGCATACTCTGACTTCCCGCGTCGTCTGGCTCGTGGACAATGTCGGCTATGCACCCACCGACATAATTGTCGCTACCTTTACGGTCAAGGCCGCGCGGGAGATGAAGGAACGCATCGCCAAGGCCCTGGGCGATGACCGTGGGAAACGGGTTGTCCTCGGCACATTCCACAGCATCGCTCGTCGGTATCTTGCCGCCTACGGAAAACACATTGGCCTGGACGAGAAATTCGCCATCGCAGACGACACAGATTCGAGGTCCATTATCCAGAGGATTTGTAAGCGATTCCAGCTCTCGGTTGATCCTGCGGGTGCAAGATCATGGATCAGCAAGAAAAAGGCAAAGGGTGAAAACCAAACGCCGGCAAAACGAAATGGCAAGGAGGTTCCCCAAAGTCCCGATATGGAAACCTGCTTTCGAGAGTATCAGAGCCATCTCGAACGCTCGAACCTGCTGGACTACGACGACCTGCTGACTCGGTGTGTGGAGCTGCTGCGGAAGCATCCGGCATGTGTCGCCAACGTCCAGGCCGTGCTCATTGATGAGTACCAAGACACCAACGGCATTCAGTACGAGCTCATGAGGCTGTTCGCGCAGGCCAGAGAGAGGATCACCATCGTTGGAGACCCAGATCAAAGCATTTACGGATGGCGATCCGCCGAGATCAAGAATCTGTACAGGCTTCTCAAGGACTACCCGAACGCAGAGGAGATCTCGCTCGAGGAAAACTACCGCTCGTCCCAAGCAATTCTGGACGTGTCTCTGAAGGTCATCCAGCAGGACAAGAAACGGTACCAAAAGGTGCTGTTGCCCATCCACAACAAAGGCACCAGACCCGTTTTGCGGCGGCTCAAGTCTTCGGCTGTCGAGGCTGAATGGATCGTGTCGGAGATCAAAAGGGCTCTGTTGATGGCGGGCAAAATGCTCACCCACGATGACGTGGCAATTCTCCTGCGATCGGCTTCCCTCTCGAGGCATATCGAATCGGCCCTTGGCAAGGCCGGAATGGCTTACAGAATGGTGGGCGGGTTTAAGTTCTACGATCGCATTGAGGTCAAGGTGATCCTTGATTATCTGCGTGTCATACACCAGCCAGACAACAACGATGCAGTGGCTCGTATCATCAATGTGCCTCGCCGCGGCATTGGAGACACGACCATCAAAGCCCTTCTCGAGGAAGCCGAAAGCTCCAAACTGAGCGTCTGGGCGTTGCTGAATAAGCATTGCCGAGGAGAGCGGCAGGCGAAGACCAACATCAAGAAAGCCATGGAACAGAAGGTCAGCGGAGACCTGCTAAGGCTGGTGTCAGGAGTCAGGAGGAAAATCCAAGAGCCTCCGAACGGGAGCCCCTACTACCACTTGGTTGATCTCATCGAAAATCTGCTTTCGCAGCTCAATTTCCAGGCCTACCTCCGAGACAACTACCCCGAGGAGCACGAGGCACGGTGGGCCAACGTTCAGGAGTTCATCAGCCTGGCAGGAGATTTCATGCGAGATCTAAGCGCAACGGCCGATGAAGATCGTCTCCCGCAAGTCGACGGGGTTCAACAAATGCAGGAGAACGACGCTCTTGGGCGCTTCTTGGCCAACGTGTCTCTGGCGTCGGACGCCCAGCAAAAAGGCGACACGGACAACAAGCCGATGGTGACCATCTCGACCATCCACGCAGCCAAGGGACTGGAATGGCCGGTCGTCTTTGTCCCTGCGGTGTACAATGGATCTATCCCACACATGAGGTCGGAAGATCCTGACGAGGAGCGCCGGCTCCTCTACGTGGCCATGACACGGGCCCAGTCGCTCCTCTATCTCAGCTGCCCAATGTACAGCTCGCAGAACGGGGGAAACGGGGGTGAGCGTACTGAATTGTCGAAATTCATTCCATCAGAGATCCACCCATACTTTAGAAAATGCGGCCCATCCTTCGAGCCTGGGATTCTGCAAGAAATCGGGCGCATACTGCGTCGAGAGTCCGAGGTGCCGTCGCAAGACAAAGTCTATAAAGACATGCCGCTCCTGGAACGGCCCGAGGATAATCTGTACCCAGAGGATCCGGAGAGCTCCTTTGGCGAAGCAGAAGCTGGTGGTAGAAGCCGGCAATGGCagcgacgtcctcggccgcaagCGGTTTCGGCATCGGAAGAGGGCGACTCCCAGCCGGTGCCGACGTGGCATGCTTCTACGACGATGGATGGTGCTTCCAACTTCACGCTGCCTGGCTTCACGACCGCAAGCGCAGCCCAGGCGATGCTTGCCGCCGCGAAGGAcatggcgacctcggcgcaGCGCAGCGACCAAGGGCCTCAAGGATCGGCTGGGCCTCGGAGGGGAACGACAAAGCGACCGGCCGACCAGCGGAGTCTTCTGGGTTTCGTCAAGAGGTCCAGATCCGATTTGTCAGACACAGCCGGCCCTGTGGTCAACCGCTCGCCCGCTGTCCAGTCACGGCCGGCTCTTCAAGAACTGCCCGAACTCCCGAATCTGTACCAGGCGCAACGATCTGCCCCGACCATTGAGcctggcctcggcgggcACAGGCTTGGAGCAGGCAAGCTCCCCTTCAAACCGGGGAGGGCAGCTATTGGAGGCGTCGCGGGCCCCAAAAAACACTATGCAAACTTTTCGagttctcctcctcggccaaAGTCTCCCGAGAAGGAAAACCAAAGCACAGACGAGCCGCCGGCGGTCCGAGAGCGGCCGGCTAGCTGTTTGCACGCGACCACGACAACGAATGGCTTTGGGGGCTTCAAACGGCCTGCTGCTttgaagaaggaggggggaatTGCGCCGATAGACCGGCTGAGGAAACCCTTCAAGCCGCTGACGATGAATAGGCCATGA